One genomic window of Micrococcus flavus includes the following:
- a CDS encoding WcbI family polysaccharide biosynthesis putative acetyltransferase, whose protein sequence is MTERTTLPPDDTDQTAPPTGTAAPHEEDARPQGEGVPAPADAATPTPAPADGPAPARGAAERAPSEVRDADEGRRRHYGHFYGLEPLPEGDILTVMGGCQAEATRRLLCGEPGQAEGGTPASVRVPPMFELGPDDLPHLLALLERTTVLVVKPVRADYQGLPLGIDQLESLIPDGARSIRVPVLYDTSRFPWQVTLRHPQRPWEDPPVVPYHDLRTVAEAAAQEGLIPWPAALRRPGQDDDAGPRLPLSAAAIRGFAEESVQRLREREERFGTVVVSDAVAAERGAGFHSANHPDNPLLEQLARAVLAELGVAKEVRAPDRLLLGHVLSPIEGQIVDALGLDIEPREHWLVGGEPVSDADVREAHLGWFRDNPEALAPGLERHGALMRQLGLL, encoded by the coding sequence ATGACCGAGCGCACCACCCTGCCGCCCGACGACACCGACCAGACCGCCCCGCCCACCGGCACCGCGGCCCCCCACGAGGAGGACGCGCGCCCGCAGGGCGAGGGTGTCCCGGCTCCCGCGGACGCGGCCACGCCGACCCCCGCCCCCGCCGACGGACCCGCCCCGGCCCGGGGCGCCGCCGAGCGGGCGCCGTCCGAGGTGCGCGACGCGGACGAGGGCCGCCGCCGGCACTACGGGCACTTCTACGGACTCGAGCCGTTGCCGGAGGGGGACATCCTCACGGTGATGGGCGGCTGCCAGGCCGAGGCCACGCGCCGTCTGCTGTGCGGCGAGCCCGGCCAGGCGGAGGGCGGCACGCCCGCCTCGGTGCGCGTGCCCCCGATGTTCGAGCTCGGCCCGGACGACCTGCCCCACCTGCTGGCGCTGCTGGAGCGCACCACGGTGCTGGTGGTCAAGCCGGTCCGCGCGGACTACCAGGGGCTCCCGCTCGGCATCGACCAGCTGGAGTCGCTGATCCCGGACGGCGCCCGCTCGATCCGCGTGCCCGTCCTCTACGACACCTCCCGCTTCCCCTGGCAGGTCACCCTGCGCCACCCGCAGCGCCCGTGGGAGGACCCGCCCGTGGTCCCGTACCACGACCTCCGCACGGTGGCCGAGGCCGCCGCGCAGGAGGGCCTCATCCCGTGGCCGGCCGCGCTGCGCCGCCCGGGCCAGGACGACGACGCCGGCCCCCGCCTCCCGCTGTCCGCGGCGGCGATCCGCGGGTTCGCGGAGGAGTCCGTGCAGCGCCTGCGCGAGCGCGAGGAGCGGTTCGGCACCGTGGTGGTGTCTGACGCCGTGGCCGCCGAGCGCGGCGCCGGGTTCCACTCGGCGAACCACCCGGACAACCCCCTGCTGGAGCAGCTGGCGCGCGCGGTGCTGGCCGAGCTCGGCGTGGCCAAGGAGGTGCGCGCACCGGACCGACTGCTGCTGGGCCACGTGCTCTCCCCGATCGAGGGCCAGATCGTGGACGCCCTCGGCCTGGACATCGAGCCGCGCGAACACTGGCTGGTGGGCGGCGAGCCCGTCTCCGACGCCGACGTGCGGGAGGCCCACCTCGGCTGGTTCCGCGACAACCCGGAGGCGCTGGCCCCGGGCCTCGAGCGCCACGGGGCGCTGATGCGGCAGCTCGGCCTCCTCTGA
- a CDS encoding NAD(P)/FAD-dependent oxidoreductase, translating into MTEQYDILIVGAGNAGISLAAKLAREGAGRIGVADGTQLHRYRPMLNYAAGGQADMAAFERPMRAVIPYGVKWIPDHVVAVDAEERTAVTSTGLTVGFRHLVLCPGLTPWWGAIDGLREAYGAGWAASAHVPEYVDSARRLLAGVAAGDRVVANVPPEPSSCGGTVLKALFLACAAWERAGILGDVDVHLVTPYARILDRPTIDDALAAAAAEYGIHVHAGAEVTAVDHEAHEVVLSTGERIDDVAAAYVTPVVRAPEFITEAGLEDGGDAGLVAVDPETLQHRAHPHVWALGDAAALDTRPSGGALRKQVKVIAKNIQAADAGKPFQKYDGYTVIPVMVSRDELVLDEHVRDGSEDRSIPGVDVTKPRKSLAAFDRFGQPRIYWHRLLKGKV; encoded by the coding sequence GTGACCGAGCAGTACGACATCCTGATCGTCGGTGCCGGCAACGCCGGCATCTCCCTGGCCGCGAAGCTGGCGCGCGAGGGTGCGGGGCGGATCGGCGTCGCGGACGGCACGCAGCTGCACCGCTACCGGCCGATGCTGAACTACGCGGCGGGCGGCCAGGCGGACATGGCGGCGTTCGAGCGGCCGATGCGGGCCGTCATCCCGTACGGGGTCAAATGGATCCCGGACCACGTCGTGGCCGTGGACGCCGAGGAACGGACCGCGGTGACGAGCACCGGGCTGACCGTAGGCTTCCGCCACCTGGTGCTATGCCCGGGGCTGACGCCGTGGTGGGGCGCGATCGACGGGCTGCGCGAGGCCTACGGCGCGGGCTGGGCGGCGAGCGCCCACGTGCCCGAGTACGTGGACTCCGCGCGCCGGCTCCTGGCGGGCGTGGCCGCGGGGGACCGCGTGGTGGCGAACGTGCCGCCCGAGCCGTCGTCGTGCGGCGGCACCGTGCTCAAGGCGCTGTTCCTGGCGTGTGCGGCGTGGGAGAGGGCCGGGATCCTCGGCGACGTGGACGTCCACCTGGTGACCCCGTACGCCCGGATCCTGGACCGCCCGACCATCGACGACGCCCTCGCCGCGGCCGCGGCGGAGTACGGGATCCACGTGCACGCCGGGGCCGAGGTGACCGCCGTGGACCACGAGGCCCACGAGGTGGTGCTGAGCACCGGCGAGCGGATCGACGACGTGGCCGCCGCGTACGTCACGCCCGTGGTGCGTGCGCCGGAGTTCATCACCGAGGCGGGCCTCGAGGACGGCGGGGACGCCGGCCTGGTGGCCGTGGACCCGGAGACCCTGCAGCACCGCGCGCACCCGCATGTGTGGGCCCTCGGCGACGCCGCGGCGCTGGACACCCGCCCCTCCGGTGGCGCGCTGCGCAAGCAGGTGAAGGTGATCGCGAAGAACATCCAGGCCGCGGACGCGGGGAAGCCGTTCCAGAAGTACGACGGCTACACCGTGATCCCCGTGATGGTCAGCCGCGACGAGCTGGTCCTGGATGAGCACGTCCGCGACGGCTCCGAGGACCGCTCGATTCCCGGCGTGGACGTGACGAAGCCGCGGAAGAGCCTGGCCGCCTTCGACCGCTTCGGCCAGCCCCGGATCTACTGGCACCGCCTGCTCAAGGGCAAGGTCTGA
- a CDS encoding type I restriction-modification system subunit M: MPAPVSTTPASLASFVWGIADQLRGVYKPNQYGMVVLPLTILRRMEQLMAPHRQTMRDLATTAPPAILPSLIHDRTGLLFHNTSPYDLQGILEDPDAAAQNLRAYVTGFSPNVADLFQHYEFEKTVDKLEDHGRLLLVLQQFAAMDLGPEALSNADMGTMFEDLIRRFAAASNETAGEHFTPRDAVALLVDLLLAERTEELDAGRHAIRHVYDPTAGTGGMLSILEDRLTARFPNARTELYGQELNDQSYAICKSDLIGRGKNAENIARGDTLKDDHHAGHRFDYVLSNPPYGGDWKASQKAVLEEIARGGAANRFPGGAPAISDGQMLFLQLVASKLRLPSQGGGRAGIVLNGSPLFTGGAGSGPSEIRRWLLESDLVEAIVALPTDMFMNTGIATYMWILDNNKAARRRGKVQLIDARTFFTKLRRNVGSKNKEVSDADRERILRIHAAFDQQTEEDAAFSQVLTPDAFGYREITVERPLQLRFEVDEATEAAALATKAAQKLDDDARAALAEALGGLRGRVWDNQSVFSLDLKKALRDHDAPAGAPLVKALIGAIGVHDPEAVVVKDAKGHLVPDPALRDTELVPFERSVHEYVQAEVAPHVPNAWIDESKTKIGYEIPFTRLFYVYEAPRPLEEIDAELKRLTAEIMELLQEVSER, encoded by the coding sequence ATGCCCGCCCCCGTTTCCACCACGCCCGCCTCCCTCGCCTCGTTCGTTTGGGGGATCGCGGACCAGCTGCGCGGGGTGTACAAGCCGAACCAGTACGGCATGGTGGTGCTCCCCCTGACGATCCTGCGGCGCATGGAGCAGCTCATGGCTCCGCACCGGCAGACCATGCGGGACCTTGCCACGACCGCCCCGCCGGCCATCCTCCCGAGCCTCATCCACGACCGCACGGGCCTGCTCTTCCACAACACCTCGCCCTATGACCTGCAGGGCATCCTCGAGGACCCCGACGCCGCCGCCCAGAACCTGCGTGCGTACGTCACGGGCTTCTCCCCGAACGTCGCTGACCTGTTCCAGCACTACGAGTTCGAGAAGACCGTGGACAAGCTGGAGGACCATGGCCGCCTGCTGCTGGTGCTCCAGCAGTTCGCGGCCATGGACCTCGGGCCGGAGGCCCTGTCCAACGCGGACATGGGCACCATGTTCGAGGACCTGATCCGCCGCTTCGCCGCCGCGTCCAACGAGACCGCCGGCGAGCACTTCACCCCGCGGGACGCCGTCGCGCTGCTGGTGGACCTACTGCTGGCCGAGCGCACGGAGGAGCTCGACGCCGGCCGCCACGCCATCCGGCACGTCTACGACCCCACGGCCGGCACCGGCGGCATGCTCTCCATCCTGGAGGACCGCCTCACCGCGCGCTTCCCCAACGCGCGCACGGAGCTGTACGGGCAGGAGCTGAATGACCAGTCCTACGCCATCTGCAAGTCGGACCTGATCGGCCGCGGCAAGAACGCGGAGAACATCGCCCGCGGGGACACCCTCAAGGACGATCACCACGCCGGCCACCGCTTCGACTACGTGCTCTCCAACCCGCCCTACGGCGGCGACTGGAAGGCCTCGCAGAAGGCCGTGCTGGAGGAGATCGCCCGCGGCGGGGCTGCCAACCGCTTCCCGGGCGGGGCGCCGGCCATCAGCGACGGGCAGATGCTGTTCCTGCAGCTGGTGGCCTCGAAGCTGCGCCTGCCCTCGCAGGGCGGGGGGCGGGCGGGCATCGTGCTCAACGGCTCCCCGCTGTTCACGGGCGGGGCGGGTTCGGGTCCGTCGGAGATCCGCCGCTGGCTGCTGGAGTCGGACCTGGTGGAGGCGATTGTCGCGCTGCCCACGGACATGTTCATGAACACGGGCATCGCCACGTATATGTGGATCCTGGACAACAACAAGGCCGCCCGCCGCCGGGGGAAGGTCCAGCTGATCGACGCGCGGACGTTCTTCACCAAGCTGCGCCGCAACGTGGGCTCCAAGAACAAGGAGGTCTCGGACGCGGACCGGGAGCGGATCCTGCGCATCCACGCCGCGTTCGACCAGCAGACCGAGGAGGACGCCGCGTTCTCCCAGGTCCTCACCCCGGACGCGTTCGGGTACCGGGAGATCACCGTGGAGAGGCCGCTGCAGCTGCGCTTCGAGGTGGACGAGGCCACGGAGGCGGCGGCTCTGGCCACCAAGGCCGCGCAGAAGTTGGACGACGACGCCCGGGCGGCGCTCGCGGAGGCGCTCGGCGGGCTGCGGGGCCGGGTCTGGGACAACCAGTCCGTGTTCTCCCTGGACCTCAAGAAGGCCCTGCGGGACCACGATGCTCCGGCTGGCGCGCCACTGGTGAAGGCGCTGATCGGGGCGATCGGCGTGCACGACCCCGAGGCCGTGGTAGTGAAGGACGCCAAGGGCCACTTGGTGCCGGACCCGGCCCTGCGGGACACCGAGCTGGTGCCGTTCGAGCGCAGCGTGCACGAGTACGTCCAGGCCGAGGTGGCCCCGCACGTGCCGAACGCGTGGATCGACGAGTCCAAGACGAAGATCGGCTACGAGATCCCGTTCACCCGACTGTTCTACGTGTACGAGGCCCCGCGCCCGCTCGAGGAGATCGACGCCGAACTGAAGCGGCTGACCGCCGAGATCATGGAGCTGCTGCAGGAGGTGTCGGAGCGGTGA
- a CDS encoding type II toxin-antitoxin system HipA family toxin gives MSAADLPALPQLKRVTAADVHKAGTHVATLTRSPTGEVTFAYLPGHRGDAVASTLPVGVDPVTRPGGGLPPFFAGLLPEGHRLTVLRRASKTSSDDELTLLLATGDDLPGDVQVAPAGVAPEDPQPLASDDSTGLDFTALMDLPDRHGLPGVQAKASASMVNTPLATRGSRALLKIDPPDHPHLVENEALHLAGARALRIPVADHAVVHNRYGRAGLLVTRVDRERQADGSFRRLALEDAAQALDIYPAQKYAVTTEEVILALAGLTAAQPVAARNLYLQFLYAWLTGNGDLHAKNVSVLQGSDGRWQVAPVYDVPCTVLYRDMTMALTVDGRVKGLRRRHWEALADAIGLPQRAARAAMSKALAAADRVDLSALPFDGSPLNGAERELRHRRGELRN, from the coding sequence GTGAGCGCCGCGGACCTGCCCGCGCTGCCGCAGCTCAAGCGCGTCACCGCCGCGGACGTGCATAAGGCGGGCACGCACGTGGCCACCCTGACCCGCTCCCCCACGGGCGAAGTCACCTTCGCCTACCTGCCCGGACACCGGGGCGACGCCGTCGCATCCACCCTGCCCGTCGGCGTCGACCCGGTGACGCGCCCGGGCGGCGGACTGCCGCCCTTCTTCGCGGGGCTGCTGCCCGAGGGGCACCGGCTGACGGTGCTCCGGCGGGCCTCCAAGACCTCGTCCGACGACGAGCTCACCCTGCTCCTGGCGACCGGCGACGACCTGCCGGGGGACGTCCAGGTGGCCCCGGCCGGCGTCGCCCCGGAAGACCCGCAGCCGTTGGCGTCCGACGACTCCACCGGCCTGGACTTCACCGCCCTGATGGACTTACCCGACCGCCACGGGCTGCCCGGCGTCCAGGCCAAGGCCTCGGCCTCCATGGTGAACACCCCGCTGGCGACGCGCGGCAGCCGTGCCCTGCTGAAGATCGACCCGCCGGACCACCCCCACCTCGTGGAGAACGAGGCGCTCCACCTGGCCGGGGCCCGGGCGCTGCGGATCCCGGTGGCCGACCATGCCGTCGTCCACAACCGCTACGGGCGGGCGGGGCTCCTGGTCACCCGCGTCGACCGTGAGCGCCAGGCGGACGGCTCCTTCCGTCGCCTGGCGCTGGAGGACGCCGCCCAGGCGCTGGACATCTACCCCGCCCAGAAGTACGCGGTGACCACCGAGGAGGTCATCCTGGCGCTGGCGGGATTGACGGCGGCGCAGCCGGTGGCGGCCCGGAACCTGTACCTGCAGTTCCTCTACGCCTGGCTCACCGGCAACGGCGACCTGCACGCGAAGAACGTGTCCGTGCTGCAGGGCTCGGACGGACGGTGGCAGGTGGCCCCCGTCTACGACGTGCCGTGCACCGTCCTCTACCGGGACATGACGATGGCCCTGACGGTGGACGGCCGGGTGAAGGGCCTGCGCCGCCGGCACTGGGAGGCCCTCGCGGACGCCATCGGCCTTCCCCAGCGGGCCGCACGAGCAGCCATGTCGAAGGCGCTCGCCGCTGCCGACCGCGTCGACCTCAGCGCGCTGCCGTTCGACGGCTCCCCGCTGAACGGCGCCGAACGGGAGCTGCGCCACCGGCGCGGCGAGCTGCGGAACTGA
- a CDS encoding restriction endonuclease subunit S encodes MDGFAGAIGVSDSDGKVSPVVHLYDAGDGDARYFAYALREAARAGYVTSLAKGIRERSTSFDPQTLSAMDLPVPPLATQRRIADYLDRETAAIDALIEKQRKVKKLGTARKQAVIDSAVASPEVLPLKRDAALVTSGPRGWAQFYASSGQRFIRITDIQRDSIKLGDQSVRYVDTPDAGEAQRASTRVGDLVVSITADLGSVGLIDKAHAGAVVSQHVAIVRLAGRHWVSRFAAYALKSSPLKDQFAGAAYGGTKVQLSLGDVRDLEVPAPPLPEQRAIANQLDRETAKIDALIAKAERFIELAQERRAALITAAVTGQLEIPAEESSA; translated from the coding sequence ATGGACGGATTTGCTGGAGCGATCGGCGTAAGTGATTCCGATGGCAAAGTTAGCCCGGTTGTCCATCTTTATGATGCTGGTGACGGAGATGCGCGCTACTTCGCCTATGCGCTTCGAGAAGCCGCCCGTGCAGGTTATGTGACTTCGCTCGCTAAGGGCATTCGGGAGCGTTCAACGTCTTTCGATCCCCAGACGCTATCTGCCATGGACCTGCCGGTGCCGCCTCTTGCTACGCAGCGGCGCATCGCGGACTACCTCGACCGCGAGACCGCCGCGATCGACGCCCTGATCGAGAAGCAGCGCAAAGTCAAAAAATTGGGTACGGCACGTAAACAGGCCGTAATTGACAGTGCGGTGGCTTCACCCGAGGTTTTGCCTTTGAAGCGGGATGCTGCTCTTGTGACCAGCGGTCCTCGCGGATGGGCTCAGTTCTATGCTAGCTCGGGCCAACGGTTCATCCGCATCACGGATATTCAGCGGGACTCGATCAAGTTGGGTGACCAATCTGTTCGCTACGTGGACACACCCGACGCCGGGGAGGCGCAGCGCGCCTCTACTCGAGTGGGCGATCTCGTCGTTTCGATCACGGCTGACCTGGGTTCTGTGGGTCTTATTGACAAGGCTCATGCAGGTGCCGTGGTCAGTCAGCATGTCGCCATCGTGCGTCTTGCCGGTCGCCACTGGGTCTCGCGATTCGCGGCCTACGCCCTGAAGTCCTCGCCTTTGAAGGATCAATTCGCGGGTGCCGCGTATGGCGGTACCAAGGTGCAGTTGAGCCTCGGAGACGTCCGTGACTTGGAAGTACCAGCCCCGCCACTCCCCGAGCAGCGCGCCATCGCCAACCAGCTCGACCGTGAGACCGCGAAGATCGACGCCCTCATCGCCAAGGCGGAGCGGTTCATCGAGCTCGCGCAGGAGCGTCGGGCCGCCCTCATCACCGCCGCCGTCACCGGCCAGTTGGAGATCCCCGCAGAGGAGTCCTCCGCATGA
- a CDS encoding APC family permease translates to MSVHPAADPAGSTAVGAARADRTPLKRSVTTTGLFLFILGDVLGAGVYVLAGTIAGASGGAVWAPLLMALVLALFTAASYAELATKYPRAGGSAHYTTRAFGPFVGFLVGFCMLAAGIVSVGALALGFAGDYLGAFVDWPVGVVVTVFLALLALLNMWGISQSLAANKAATIIEVGGLLLIIALGAVLFARGAGDVGRLTQVGTPENGPVMALLAGAVLAFYSYAGFETSANVTEELKDPTRSYPRALFGALAVAGVIYALVGAVASYAVPTAELAESSAPLLQVVQATGFVPPVLFSVIALVAVANGALLTGIMSSRLTYGMARDGLLPGFLGKVLPGRRTPWVAILATTALSLVLALTGTLAVLASTMVLLLLVVFLGVNTAVLVLRRERVERRHWRAPTVLPVLGILSCLVLATQMDPSVWTVGAPFLAVAAVLAGLAAWRHRGGPMKDGMDATEKDTAAPAARL, encoded by the coding sequence ATGAGCGTCCATCCCGCGGCGGACCCTGCGGGCTCCACGGCGGTCGGCGCGGCCCGCGCCGACCGCACGCCCCTGAAGCGGTCCGTCACCACCACCGGCCTGTTCCTCTTCATCCTGGGCGACGTGCTCGGCGCGGGTGTGTACGTGCTCGCCGGCACGATCGCGGGCGCCTCCGGCGGGGCCGTCTGGGCGCCGCTGCTCATGGCGCTCGTCCTGGCGCTCTTCACGGCCGCCTCCTACGCGGAGCTGGCCACGAAGTACCCGCGCGCGGGCGGCTCCGCGCACTACACCACGCGGGCGTTCGGCCCGTTCGTGGGCTTTCTCGTGGGCTTCTGCATGCTCGCCGCCGGCATCGTCTCGGTGGGGGCGCTCGCCCTGGGCTTCGCCGGCGACTACCTGGGTGCGTTCGTCGACTGGCCGGTCGGCGTCGTCGTCACCGTGTTCCTGGCGCTGCTGGCCCTGCTGAACATGTGGGGCATCAGCCAGTCGCTGGCCGCGAACAAGGCCGCCACGATCATCGAGGTCGGCGGGCTCCTGCTGATCATCGCCCTCGGCGCGGTGCTGTTCGCGCGCGGTGCCGGCGACGTCGGGCGCCTCACCCAGGTCGGCACCCCGGAGAACGGGCCGGTCATGGCGCTGCTGGCCGGCGCCGTCCTCGCGTTCTACTCCTACGCCGGCTTCGAGACCAGCGCGAACGTGACCGAGGAGCTCAAGGACCCCACTCGCTCCTACCCGCGCGCGCTCTTCGGCGCGCTCGCGGTGGCGGGCGTCATCTACGCGCTCGTGGGCGCCGTGGCCTCCTACGCCGTCCCGACGGCGGAGCTCGCCGAGTCCTCCGCGCCCCTGCTGCAGGTGGTGCAGGCGACCGGGTTCGTCCCGCCGGTGCTGTTCAGCGTGATCGCGCTCGTGGCCGTGGCCAACGGCGCCCTACTCACGGGCATCATGAGCTCCCGCCTGACCTACGGCATGGCCCGCGACGGCCTGCTGCCGGGGTTCCTGGGGAAGGTGCTGCCGGGCCGGCGGACGCCGTGGGTGGCGATCCTCGCGACCACGGCCCTCTCCCTGGTCCTCGCCCTCACGGGCACGCTCGCGGTGCTGGCCTCCACGATGGTCCTGCTGCTGCTCGTGGTGTTCCTGGGCGTCAACACCGCCGTGCTCGTGCTGCGCCGCGAGCGGGTGGAGCGCCGGCACTGGCGTGCGCCCACCGTGCTGCCCGTGCTCGGCATCCTCAGCTGCCTCGTGCTGGCCACCCAGATGGACCCCTCCGTGTGGACCGTGGGCGCCCCGTTCCTGGCGGTGGCCGCCGTGCTCGCGGGCCTCGCCGCCTGGCGCCACCGCGGCGGCCCGATGAAGGATGGCATGGATGCAACCGAGAAGGACACGGCCGCCCCGGCCGCGCGCCTCTGA
- a CDS encoding helix-turn-helix domain-containing protein, whose protein sequence is MTTASDIGSALRAARRRLGLTQQEVADLAGLSDRTVRDLEKSSSSPSLGAVIAVATVLGLRLEVTG, encoded by the coding sequence ATGACCACCGCCTCTGACATCGGCTCCGCGCTGCGCGCCGCTCGCCGCCGACTCGGGCTGACCCAGCAGGAGGTCGCCGACCTGGCCGGCCTGTCCGACCGCACCGTGCGGGACCTCGAGAAGAGCTCCAGCAGCCCCAGTCTCGGCGCGGTCATCGCCGTCGCCACGGTGCTCGGCCTGCGGCTGGAGGTCACCGGGTGA
- a CDS encoding AAA family ATPase has translation MANPFKPSAGTQPPLLVGRRDVLDEFTESLEDGPGAPGRLAFVTGARGVGKTVMLTKIGLLAEQAGWVVIDETATAGLLDRLTRSVRARRIETGVTDRSRTKALKVGIGRAFEVTKEFAEPPADALDLRTELGRLLESPLMSDYGVLITVDEIHTINTVELEQLAAVTQHLLREGRNIALVMAGIPQAVDQLIADNAQRPRVSTFLRRAERMELGAVEVADVAASFIQIASEAGVEWPDDVAQVCAAATGGYPFMIQLVGYHTWRAARGMKAITRAHAEAGIADARRKIGNLVHAPALQDLSDVDRTILLAMAQDDGPSRPREIAQRIGQGTNYVSVYRRRLESAGMVEIRPDGRWAFATPELREYLREHGAHLAMSDFDADRDADRPSLF, from the coding sequence ATGGCGAACCCGTTCAAGCCGTCCGCCGGGACGCAGCCGCCCCTGCTCGTCGGTCGTCGCGACGTCCTCGACGAATTCACCGAGTCGCTGGAGGACGGCCCGGGTGCGCCCGGGCGGCTGGCCTTCGTCACGGGCGCTCGCGGCGTGGGAAAGACCGTCATGCTCACGAAGATCGGGCTGCTCGCCGAGCAGGCCGGCTGGGTCGTGATCGATGAGACCGCCACAGCGGGACTCCTCGACCGGCTCACGCGGTCCGTCCGTGCGCGGCGCATCGAGACGGGGGTGACGGACCGCTCGCGGACGAAGGCGCTCAAGGTCGGCATCGGGCGGGCGTTCGAAGTCACCAAGGAGTTCGCCGAACCGCCAGCTGACGCCTTGGACCTGCGTACGGAACTCGGGCGGCTCCTGGAGTCCCCGCTCATGTCCGACTACGGGGTGCTGATCACAGTGGACGAGATCCACACGATCAACACGGTGGAGCTCGAGCAGCTTGCCGCCGTGACCCAGCATCTGCTGCGAGAGGGCCGGAACATCGCCCTGGTGATGGCAGGCATCCCCCAAGCGGTGGACCAGCTGATCGCGGACAACGCCCAACGCCCCCGGGTCAGCACGTTCCTGCGGCGGGCCGAGCGGATGGAGCTGGGGGCCGTCGAGGTCGCCGACGTCGCCGCCTCCTTCATCCAGATCGCCTCCGAGGCGGGCGTGGAGTGGCCGGATGACGTCGCCCAGGTCTGCGCCGCGGCGACGGGTGGCTACCCGTTCATGATCCAGTTGGTGGGGTACCACACCTGGCGTGCGGCGCGCGGCATGAAGGCGATTACCCGCGCCCACGCGGAAGCTGGGATCGCCGACGCCCGGCGCAAGATCGGCAATCTCGTTCATGCCCCCGCGTTGCAGGACCTGTCCGACGTCGACCGGACCATCCTCCTGGCCATGGCTCAGGATGACGGGCCGAGTCGACCCAGGGAGATTGCCCAGCGCATCGGCCAGGGGACGAACTACGTGTCCGTCTATCGGCGTCGGCTGGAAAGCGCGGGCATGGTCGAGATCCGTCCCGACGGCCGGTGGGCTTTCGCCACTCCCGAACTGCGTGAATACCTGCGTGAGCATGGTGCTCACCTCGCTATGTCCGACTTCGACGCCGATCGCGACGCCGACCGGCCGTCGCTCTTCTGA
- a CDS encoding DUF6480 family protein: MATTPNDPSRPVRPGDVPSGDTDPQDLAATTRESTGAAIDGDTPPAEGTGVGPTNNAMDREQTGERSLGKILIGLLVVLVALGILLFVLGRIQTIG; the protein is encoded by the coding sequence ATGGCCACCACGCCGAACGACCCCAGCCGCCCCGTCCGCCCGGGCGACGTGCCCTCCGGGGACACCGATCCCCAGGACCTCGCCGCCACCACCCGCGAGAGCACCGGCGCCGCGATCGACGGCGACACCCCGCCGGCCGAGGGCACCGGCGTGGGCCCCACGAACAACGCCATGGACCGTGAGCAGACCGGCGAGCGCTCCCTGGGCAAGATCCTCATCGGCCTGCTGGTCGTCCTCGTGGCGCTCGGCATCCTCCTGTTCGTCCTCGGCCGCATCCAGACGATCGGATGA